A region of the Phycisphaerales bacterium genome:
GCAAGATGTTCGCGCTGGCGCATCGAGAACCGGGCGACGCCGACGCGCTCCTGGCTGGCCATGGCCTCGACGAGCAGCCGGTAGCCTTTGGCGCCGCCCTCGCCGGGCAACAGGAAGTACGTGCGATCGAAAAACACCGGATCGACTTCCTTGAGGTCGATGAACGCCTCGATGTCGATGGTGCGGCCGGTTTCGGGCCTGATCTTTTCGAACTCATCCTCGCGCACGATGACGTACTGATCGGGCGCGATCTCGTAGCCGCGCGAGGTGTCCTTGAAATCGAACTCGTCGCCCGTCTCCGGGCAGTAGAGTTTGCGGCGCAGCCGGCATGAGCCGTCCTTGCTGAGCATGTGGAAGTGGATGCTCTTGTCGCGCACCGCCGAGACGAGACGGACGGGAACATTGACAAGTCCAAAAGCGATGTGTCCGGACCAGAGACTGCGTGGCATAAGGCGCTCCTTTCTCAGCGCAGGTCGCGCGACTTGACATCGCGCAGGCGCGCGGCGGTGATCGACTGCCGCACGCTCGAGAAGTCCTCCCAAGGATCGCGCCGGCGGCGGACGAGCGCGTCGGGGACCGTGATGATGTCAAACTGATCGGCGCGCAATTCCGCCGTCAGATCGTCCCACGAGACGGGCATCGACACCAGCGCGCCCGGCCGGGCCCGCGGCGAAAAGGGCGCGACGCTCGTGGCCGAGCGCGAGTTGCGCACGTAATCGACGTAAATGCGCCCGTGCCGGCGCGACTTGGTCATGTTCGCGACGTAGCGCGACGGCTGCTCTCGAGCCAGAGTGGCGGCGAGGTCGCGCGCGAACTGCTTGACCTCGTCCCACCCCGTCCGCCGCGTGAGCGGCGCCACCACGTGCAGACCCTTGCCGCCCGTCGTCTTGACAAATGAGACGAGATCGAGCGCCGCCAGCCGGTCGCGGATCTCGTGCGCGGCGTG
Encoded here:
- a CDS encoding Ku protein; this translates as MPRSLWSGHIAFGLVNVPVRLVSAVRDKSIHFHMLSKDGSCRLRRKLYCPETGDEFDFKDTSRGYEIAPDQYVIVREDEFEKIRPETGRTIDIEAFIDLKEVDPVFFDRTYFLLPGEGGAKGYRLLVEAMASQERVGVARFSMRQREHLAALRVMENRALALHTMHYADEIASWSEMEGELALNAEVTKKETEMARQLIDSLTEAFEPGRYQDRYRAQLQELIEAKAHGEEIVTAPSGEEEAAPVYNIMEALKQSLEKSKPARKSTRPAKTAKSAKRRRAS